The Chloroflexota bacterium genomic sequence TGAAGTCTCAAGTGAACACCAAGTAGGTCGCGCAACCGCTAGTTTGTAGGTTCGAGTCCTACTCGGGTGGACTGCTACGGGCACGTCATGCCCGGGATGCAGGAGGACGCCGCGGAGCGGCTGGACCGACTGATCCAGCCGGAGATAATCGGCTCGGAAGATGTTGTCAAAATGCCGGCAAAAATGTTGGCAAATGTTGGCAAAAAGGGAAAAATCGAACGTGAGCCGCACAGGAATCGAACCTGTAACCTGCTGATTAAGAGTGACGACCTGCTTTTACCACAGGACACCGATATCAACCATTTAGTCTCGGATATTCAACAAAATACGCAGGAATTGTGCCTTATTTGCTATTGTTTAATCTGTAATATTGGGCAGTTTGTTGGCAAAATGTTGGCAAAATGCCTGTGGTATTTCCGCGATTCATTTAGAAGTTAATCGATTGTACAGCTTTAATGTTTTATTTCCCCACTATTTCATGCATTTATTAGTAGGACGGTACCGCGTGACGGATTGACAACCTCCTAGAACACCTGTAAACTCAATCCCGACAGAAGAAGGGGAGGATAAAAAAGCATGACACAACTTGGCGCCTTTTATGCTTTGGGCAAATGCGGCAGATTTGTCCCGGTAAGGTTAAAAACCCATACTGATATTACCCGTGGCTTGAGGTCAGTTTGCGAAGAAAACGGGATTAAATACGGGGCTATCGATGGCATCGGCAACGTACGCCAGTTAAACTACCAGTTGTTGGTACCCGATTCTAAGGCTAAGCACGGCGTGCGCTTGGCCGAGCCCCAGGTCCTACCTGGTCCTTTAGAACTGCTTAATCTCAAGGGCGTTGTCTTCCAGTCGGAAACAGGCGAGACTATGATTCACCTGCATGGCATTTTCTCGGATAACGAGGGTAAAATATTGGGCGGACACCTTGCGGAAGGCGGTAATCCAGTTCTGGGAACGCTTAATGCCTTCATCGTCGAACTAGCTGATGCTGAAATGGTCAGGCAGATGGATGAGGATATAGGTA encodes the following:
- a CDS encoding DNA-binding protein, encoding MTQLGAFYALGKCGRFVPVRLKTHTDITRGLRSVCEENGIKYGAIDGIGNVRQLNYQLLVPDSKAKHGVRLAEPQVLPGPLELLNLKGVVFQSETGETMIHLHGIFSDNEGKILGGHLAEGGNPVLGTLNAFIVELADAEMVRQMDEDIGIGLCTPIGAFINVNI